The Xenopus tropicalis strain Nigerian chromosome 7, UCB_Xtro_10.0, whole genome shotgun sequence genome includes a region encoding these proteins:
- the b3galt6 gene encoding beta-1,3-galactosyltransferase 6 (The RefSeq protein has 1 substitution compared to this genomic sequence): MNLVRVICRHKTALALAALSLFLVVLLYLAKCTSESLRPASPRGLPYQQGGHPRQQHGNAHGAAELAEKSVSTFLVVLIASGPKYSERRSIIRSTWLSGIPSRAGEVWGRFVIGTAGLGEEESAALEMEQRRHGDLLLLPDLQDSYENLTAKLLRMYVWLDRHIDYKFVLKADDDTFARLDLLVDELRAKEPHRLYWGFFSGRGRVKSAGKWKESSWVLCDYYLPYALGGGYVISWDLVRYLSLSQDFLAHWQSEDVSLGAWLAPLELKRLHDPRFDTEYKSRGCNNKYLVTHKQSIEDMLEKHQTLAKEGRLCKEEIKLRLSYIYDWDVPPSQCCQRKDGIP; encoded by the coding sequence ATGAACCTTGTGCGGGTCATATGTCGTCATAAGACGGCGCTTGCTCTGGCGGCGCTGTCCCTGTTCCTTGTGGTGCTGCTGTACTTGGCCAAATGCACCTCGGAGAGTCTGAGGCCGGCGAGTCCCCGGGGACTCCCATACCAACAGGGCGGCCATCCCCGGCAGCAGCACGGCAACGCACACGGCGCGGCGGAACTGGCGGAGAAAAGTGTCTCTACCTTCCTAGTCGTGCTCATTGCCAGCGGCCCGAAGTATTCGGAGAGGCGGAGTATCATCCGCAGTACCTGGCTGTCCGGCGTCCCCTCACGGGCAGGAGAGGTGTGGGGGCGCTTTGTGATTGGCACGGCGGGACTGGGGGAGGAGGAATCGGCGGCTCTGGAGATGGAGCAGCGGCGACACGGGGACCTACTGCTGCTCCCAGATCTCCAGGACTCCTATGAGAACCTGACGGCCAAGCTGCTGCGGATGTACGTGTGGCTGGACCGGCACATAGACTACAAGTTCGTGCTGAAGGCTGATGATGACACATTTGCCCGACTCGATTTGTTAGTGGACGAGCTGCGGGCTAAGGAACCGCACCGGCTTTACTGGGGCTTCTTCTCCGGACGGGGCAGGGTGAAATCAGCGGGGAAGTGGAAAGAGAGTTcttgggtgctgtgtgattactATCTGCCCTACGCACTGGGTGGGGGCTACGTGATCTCCTGGGATCTAGTGCGCTATCTGAGCCTCAGCCAGGACTTCCTGGCACATTGGCAGAGTGAAGACGTGTCCCTGGGGGCATGGTTGGCACCTCTGGAGCTCAAGCGGCTGCACGACCCCCGATTTGATACCGAGTACAAGTCCAGGGGCTGCAATAACAAGTACTTAGTAACCCACAAGCAGAGCATCGAGGACATGTTAGAAAAGCATCAGACATTGGCTAAAGAAGGCAGGCTGTGCAAGGAAGAGATCAAACTAAGGCTTTCCTATATCTATGACTGGGATGTACCACCATCCCAATGTTGCCAGAGGAAGGATGGCATTCCCTGA